A region of Silurus meridionalis isolate SWU-2019-XX chromosome 17, ASM1480568v1, whole genome shotgun sequence DNA encodes the following proteins:
- the znf608 gene encoding zinc finger protein 608 isoform X1 — MWRMSVTSFGLSSKANGVDAYDSGDDWEIGLGDLIIDLEADLEKDRRKSEMKRILHSVKSPADELPFAGAAESASADAFDGLAGPAAGFCPEVRRFKEKRRSSCASDGGDKSRSHVPPPPQPRAVPKVCIAKRRDAQGRPGEAFEMNSSDANAPCAKGKEGKRGKHQGKGLKKEKECVRTRKDKHGETYEFENARAFGRNDESAYYCANGGAAVTDRDEMDAKGIRAGAFVVEEDAGSCERDPNQKTLSIKTRSVGTNTQEAERAVESNYMEPCQPGTSVNLEGIVWHETEEGVLVVNVTWRKRTYVGTLLDCTKHDWAPPRFCESPMSDSEMTCGRGRGKRMRLAVSDQPVTEPGLSKIRGLTHKRRGVGIGNKGRRGSLNFSTCRTPTYFSVEDIKSSSLMCGKRISKAPPDLDLTLLSDDIRNGNGKRIRTKSRSAPSTPQGKSDPVFLDQVCASPMLIDCPHPNCNKKYKHINGLRYHQLHAHLDSNSKQEFEAESEDRLSDYDESVSNLPLDSSETVDIVSKKPRTMYKLNSSGSLKNRKLLLASDHSPTANSKQRRNVIGKEGPSDDINNLPLISNMSVVLENCLITERNSSIEMPKLEAEGALDKRDVKKENGIAERCSAKTRTNRFIVSTPAPPKLIAIPTFPSKITDGSSHQPSPSVALTKTKNLSLKPIKPKMDIVAQVNMANAAIVVSKENRRKEKHRLKDRNYKDLRSPKADPAFIKADDMKNIGKDLPVSLLKEHLSKQDVVNGLSETQESRMASIRAEADKVYTFTDNAPSPSIGSSARMDSGTLSNCDSSTTKTNSPAYSDISDVAEDGGLNSRSRRNSAPDSSLNGNINPKIPITSVTTALGKDTHATHSHGYESYGLPSYMTSGQGNSAAFLKASTSYARTKEDVRESSEDSKSSESSADTSSPSQLHLAMTQTQTALVQSLYYGQYTRNAAIDQKVLIVPNNHRQQSETCCDDVQCSKHSRVQARRGPEQKERTKEDAKQMITSSTAIHKGTNSVKINCAKPGFIYVELDKQLSLQQPQVKSSVTSITKDQGLNKESEDFNSECQSAKTNVDTNVPYLNASESQSWSHSFQSKYVKQQNQEVNKVSQEIGPDKGKDWHVPPEPQPRLEAELQNVHCETSSEDIEESTRAEVEKTPSETSENPQSTRVAVSSSQQTYIQYQHSYPYLHLCETNNTSFSVMSPALVHNYPGFHYPLYGKTPEREDSSGIQHSKTVSDPTDLELLPHHTHPYHGKCPVPGEPGGTEQEDRDTEHERETVPFAHHLHTHHHTHLGMSYSLVSGQYDQFQGLSTVAMCASQQMATTQTTSCGMYGLTA, encoded by the exons ATGTGGAGAATGTCAGTCACTTCCTTTGGGCTAAGTAGTAAAGCAAACGGAGTTGACGCGTACGACAGCGGCGATGATTGGGAGATCGGACTCGGCGATCTGATCATCGACCTGGAAGCCGATTTGGAAAAGGATCGCCGGAAATCGGAGATGAAACGCATTCTGCATTCCGTGAAAAGCCCCGCGGACGAGCTGCCGTTCGCTGGGGCAGCTGAGAGCGCCAGCGCCGACGCGTTCGATGGCCTCGCGGGTCCCGCCGCCGGTTTCTGCCCCGAGGTGAGGCGATTCAAAGAGAAGCGGCGCAGTTCGTGCGCGAGCGACGGCGGCGACAAATCGCGCTCGCACGTGCCGCCGCCGCCGCAGCCGCGCGCCGTCCCTAAGGTGTGCATCGCCAAGCGGCGTGACGCTCAAGGACGCCCCGGAGAGGCTTTCGAAATGAATTCGAGTGATGCAAACGCTCCTTGCGCCAAAGGCAAAGAAGGCAAGAGAGGAAAGCATCAAGGCAAGGGActtaaaaaagagaaggagTGCGTGCGGACGCGGAAAGACAAGCACGGAGAAACCTACGAATTCGAGAATGCCCGTGCGTTCGGGAGGAACGACGAGAGCGCGTACTATTGTGCAAACGGAGGCGCGGCGGTCACGGACAGGGACGAAATGGACGCAAAGGGGATAAGGGCTGGTGCTTTTGTTGTGGAGGAGGATGCAGGGAGCTGCGAGCGAGATCCCAACCAGAAAACG TTAAGTATAAAAACCAGGTCAGTGGGGACCAATACACAAGAGGCTGAAAGAGCTGTTGAGTCGAACTACATGGAACCATGTCAACCAGGAACAAGTGTAAACCTGGAAGGGATTGTGTGGCATGAAACAGAGGAGG GAGTACTTGTTGTGAATGTAACATGGAGAAAAAGGACCTATGTTGGAACTCTATTAGATTGTACCAAGCACGACTGGGCTCCCCCTCG gtTTTGTGAGTCTCCAATGAGCGATTCTGAAATGACATGTGGGCGTGGACGTGGTAAACGGATGAGACTGGCAGTGTCCGATCAGCCTGTGACAGAACCTGGTCTCTCCAAGATAAGAGGACTGACGCATAAGAGACGTGGTGTGGGCATAGGCAACAAAGGGAGACGAGGAAGTCTAAACTTTAGTACATGTAGAACCCCCACATACTTCTCGGTAGAGGACATTAAATCAAGTTCACTTATGTGTGGCAAAAGGATAAGCAAAGCTCCCCCTGATCTAGATTTGACCTTACTTTCTGATGACATTAGGAATGGAAATGGAAAACGAATACGCACCAAATCCAGGAGTGCTCCATCCACTCCGCAAGGGAAATCTGATCCAGTGTTTTTGGACCAAGTGTGTGCCTCACCTATGCTAATTGACTGTCCACACCCTAACTGCAACAAAAAATACAAGCATATTAATGGGCTTCGCTATCACCAATTGCACGCGCACTTAGACAGCAACAGCAAACAAGAGTTTGAGGCAGAGAGCGAAGACCGACTCTCTGATTATGACGAATCAGTTAGCAACCTGCCCCTTGATTCCAGTGAGACTGTCGATATTGTTTCCAAGAAGCCACGAACAATGTATAAGCTTAATTCTAGTGGATCTTTAAAGAACAGAAAGTTATTACTCGCCAGTGATCACAGTCCCACAGCAAACTCCAAGCAACGCAGGAATGTGATAGGCAAAGAAGGGCCCAGTGATGACATAAACAACCTGCCACTTATTTCAAATATGTCTGTAGTCCTTGAAAACTGCCTTATAACAGAACGTAACTCATCTATAGAGATGCCCAAACTTGAAGCTGAGGGTGCCCTTGATAAGAGGGATGttaaaaaggaaaatggaaTCGCTGAAAGGTGTTCAGCGAAAACTAGGACAAACAGGTTTATTGTTTCTACCCCTGCACCTCCAAAACTGATTGCTATCCCTACATTTCCAAGTAAAATCACAGATGGCTCCTCTCACCAACCATCACCATCTGTTGCTCTTACAAAAACTAAGAATCTTTCACTGAAACCCATTAAGCCAAAAATGGATATTGTCGCACAAGTTAACATGGCAAATGCAGCCATAGTGGTAAGCAAGGAAAATAGGAGAAAGGAAAAGCACAGGCTAAAGGACAGGAATTATAAAGATTTAAGAAGTCCAAAAGCTGATCCTGCTTTCATAAAAGCAGATGACATGAAAAATATAGGAAAGGACTTACCGGTTAGCTTGTTGAAAGAGCACCTGAGCAAGCAGGATGTTGTTAATGGTCTTAGTGAAACGCAAGAAAGCCGAATGGCTAGTATCAGAGCTGAGGCTGACAAGGTGTACACTTTTACTGACAATGCACCCAGTCCCTCTATTGGGAGCTCTGCAAGAATGGATTCGGGCACACTTTCGAATTGTGATAGTAGCACCACTAAGACCAACAGTCCAGCATACTCTGACATATCCGATGTGGCAGAGGATGGTGGATTAAATTCCAGATCAAGGAGAAACTCGGCTCCTGATTCCAGTCTGAATGGAAATATCAATCCCAAGATTCCAATTACTTCTGTCACTACAGCCCTGGGAAAAGATACTCATGCAACTCACAGTCATggatatgaatcttatggtcttCCTAGTTACATGACCTCTGGACAAGGAAACTCTGCTGCTTTTCTAAAGGCTTCGACATCTTATGCTAGAACTAAGGAGGATGTTCGAGAGTCAAGTGAGGATTCAAAATCCTCAGAATCCAGTGCTGATACCAGCTCTCCGTCACAGCTTCATTTAGCGATGACACAAACACAGACCGCTCTGGTTCAGTCCTTGTACTATGGACAGTACACTCGTAATGCGGCAATAGATCAAAAGGTTTTGATAGTTCCGAACAATCACAGGCAGCAGAGTGAGACATGCTGTGATGATGTGCAATGCAGCAAACATAGCAGAGTCCAAGCTAGACGTGGACCTGAGCAGAAAGAACGAACAAAAGAGGATGCAAAACAGATGATAACGTCATCCACGGCCATTCATAAGGGAACAAACTCAGTTAAAATCAACTGTGCAAAACCTGGTTTCATTTATGTAGAGTTGGACAAACAGTTATCTCTTCAGCAGCCCCAGGTGAAGTCTTCTGTTACATCAATAACAAAAGACCAGGGGCTTAACAAGGAGTCTGAAGACTTCAACTCAGAATGTCaaagtgcaaaaacaaatgtGGATACAAATGTACCATATCTAAAT GCTTCAGAATCACAGTCCTGGAGCCACTCATTTCAGTCCAAATATGTGAAGCAACAAAATCAAGAGGTAAACAAGGTCTCTCAGGAAATAGGCCCAGACAAGGGGAAAGACTGGCATGTGCCTCCTGAGCCACAGCCCAGACTGGAGGCTGAGCTTCAAAATGTACATTGCGAGACATCTTCTGAGGACATCGAGGAGAGTACCAGGGCAGAGGTGGAAAAGACACCCAGTGAGACTTCTGAAAACCCACAGAGCACAAGAGTGGCTGTGTCATCTTCACAACAAACTTACATACAGTACCAGCACTCTTATCCATACCTACATCTGTGTGAGACAAATAACACATCATTTAGTGTGATGTCGCCAGCATTGGTGCACAATTATCCAG GTTTCCATTATCCTCTGTATGGGAAGACGCCTGAGAGGGAGGATTCAAGTGGGATACAGCACAGCAAGACAGTTTCTGACCCTACAGACCTTGAGTTGCTTCCACATCACACCCATCCATACCATGGAAAATGTCCTGTG CCTGGGGAGCCAGGAGGCACTGAACAAGAGGACAGGGATACAGAGCATGAAAGAGAAACTGTTCCATTTGCTCACCACcttcacacacatcatcataccCATCTGGGCATGAGCTACTCTCTTGTGTCAGGACAATATGACCAATTTCAAG GTCTGAGTACAGTAGCCATGTGTGCCAGTCAGCAAATGGCAACCACACAGACCACTTCCTGTGGTATGTATGGTCTTACTGCTTGA
- the znf608 gene encoding zinc finger protein 608 isoform X2 codes for MWRMSVTSFGLSSKANGVDAYDSGDDWEIGLGDLIIDLEADLEKDRRKSEMKRILHSVKSPADELPFAGAAESASADAFDGLAGPAAGFCPEVRRFKEKRRSSCASDGGDKSRSHVPPPPQPRAVPKVCIAKRRDAQGRPGEAFEMNSSDANAPCAKGKEGKRGKHQGKGLKKEKECVRTRKDKHGETYEFENARAFGRNDESAYYCANGGAAVTDRDEMDAKGIRAGAFVVEEDAGSCERDPNQKTLSIKTRSVGTNTQEAERAVESNYMEPCQPGTSVNLEGIVWHETEEGVLVVNVTWRKRTYVGTLLDCTKHDWAPPRFCESPMSDSEMTCGRGRGKRMRLAVSDQPVTEPGLSKIRGLTHKRRGVGIGNKGRRGSLNFSTCRTPTYFSVEDIKSSSLMCGKRISKAPPDLDLTLLSDDIRNGNGKRIRTKSRSAPSTPQGKSDPVFLDQVCASPMLIDCPHPNCNKKYKHINGLRYHQLHAHLDSNSKQEFEAESEDRLSDYDESVSNLPLDSSETVDIVSKKPRTMYKLNSSGSLKNRKLLLASDHSPTANSKQRRNVIGKEGPSDDINNLPLISNMSVVLENCLITERNSSIEMPKLEAEGALDKRDVKKENGIAERCSAKTRTNRFIVSTPAPPKLIAIPTFPSKITDGSSHQPSPSVALTKTKNLSLKPIKPKMDIVAQVNMANAAIVVSKENRRKEKHRLKDRNYKDLRSPKADPAFIKADDMKNIGKDLPVSLLKEHLSKQDVVNGLSETQESRMASIRAEADKVYTFTDNAPSPSIGSSARMDSGTLSNCDSSTTKTNSPAYSDISDVAEDGGLNSRSRRNSAPDSSLNGNINPKIPITSVTTALGKDTHATHSHGYESYGLPSYMTSGQGNSAAFLKASTSYARTKEDVRESSEDSKSSESSADTSSPSQLHLAMTQTQTALVQSLYYGQYTRNAAIDQKVLIVPNNHRQQSETCCDDVQCSKHSRVQARRGPEQKERTKEDAKQMITSSTAIHKGTNSVKINCAKPGFIYVELDKQLSLQQPQVKSSVTSITKDQGLNKESEDFNSECQSAKTNVDTNVPYLNASESQSWSHSFQSKYVKQQNQEVNKVSQEIGPDKGKDWHVPPEPQPRLEAELQNVHCETSSEDIEESTRAEVEKTPSETSENPQSTRVAVSSSQQTYIQYQHSYPYLHLCETNNTSFSVMSPALVHNYPGFHYPLYGKTPEREDSSGIQHSKTVSDPTDLELLPHHTHPYHGKCPVPGEPGGTEQEDRDTEHERETVPFAHHLHTHHHTHLGMSYSLVSGQYDQFQGLSTVAMCASQQMATTQTTSCENDGQM; via the exons ATGTGGAGAATGTCAGTCACTTCCTTTGGGCTAAGTAGTAAAGCAAACGGAGTTGACGCGTACGACAGCGGCGATGATTGGGAGATCGGACTCGGCGATCTGATCATCGACCTGGAAGCCGATTTGGAAAAGGATCGCCGGAAATCGGAGATGAAACGCATTCTGCATTCCGTGAAAAGCCCCGCGGACGAGCTGCCGTTCGCTGGGGCAGCTGAGAGCGCCAGCGCCGACGCGTTCGATGGCCTCGCGGGTCCCGCCGCCGGTTTCTGCCCCGAGGTGAGGCGATTCAAAGAGAAGCGGCGCAGTTCGTGCGCGAGCGACGGCGGCGACAAATCGCGCTCGCACGTGCCGCCGCCGCCGCAGCCGCGCGCCGTCCCTAAGGTGTGCATCGCCAAGCGGCGTGACGCTCAAGGACGCCCCGGAGAGGCTTTCGAAATGAATTCGAGTGATGCAAACGCTCCTTGCGCCAAAGGCAAAGAAGGCAAGAGAGGAAAGCATCAAGGCAAGGGActtaaaaaagagaaggagTGCGTGCGGACGCGGAAAGACAAGCACGGAGAAACCTACGAATTCGAGAATGCCCGTGCGTTCGGGAGGAACGACGAGAGCGCGTACTATTGTGCAAACGGAGGCGCGGCGGTCACGGACAGGGACGAAATGGACGCAAAGGGGATAAGGGCTGGTGCTTTTGTTGTGGAGGAGGATGCAGGGAGCTGCGAGCGAGATCCCAACCAGAAAACG TTAAGTATAAAAACCAGGTCAGTGGGGACCAATACACAAGAGGCTGAAAGAGCTGTTGAGTCGAACTACATGGAACCATGTCAACCAGGAACAAGTGTAAACCTGGAAGGGATTGTGTGGCATGAAACAGAGGAGG GAGTACTTGTTGTGAATGTAACATGGAGAAAAAGGACCTATGTTGGAACTCTATTAGATTGTACCAAGCACGACTGGGCTCCCCCTCG gtTTTGTGAGTCTCCAATGAGCGATTCTGAAATGACATGTGGGCGTGGACGTGGTAAACGGATGAGACTGGCAGTGTCCGATCAGCCTGTGACAGAACCTGGTCTCTCCAAGATAAGAGGACTGACGCATAAGAGACGTGGTGTGGGCATAGGCAACAAAGGGAGACGAGGAAGTCTAAACTTTAGTACATGTAGAACCCCCACATACTTCTCGGTAGAGGACATTAAATCAAGTTCACTTATGTGTGGCAAAAGGATAAGCAAAGCTCCCCCTGATCTAGATTTGACCTTACTTTCTGATGACATTAGGAATGGAAATGGAAAACGAATACGCACCAAATCCAGGAGTGCTCCATCCACTCCGCAAGGGAAATCTGATCCAGTGTTTTTGGACCAAGTGTGTGCCTCACCTATGCTAATTGACTGTCCACACCCTAACTGCAACAAAAAATACAAGCATATTAATGGGCTTCGCTATCACCAATTGCACGCGCACTTAGACAGCAACAGCAAACAAGAGTTTGAGGCAGAGAGCGAAGACCGACTCTCTGATTATGACGAATCAGTTAGCAACCTGCCCCTTGATTCCAGTGAGACTGTCGATATTGTTTCCAAGAAGCCACGAACAATGTATAAGCTTAATTCTAGTGGATCTTTAAAGAACAGAAAGTTATTACTCGCCAGTGATCACAGTCCCACAGCAAACTCCAAGCAACGCAGGAATGTGATAGGCAAAGAAGGGCCCAGTGATGACATAAACAACCTGCCACTTATTTCAAATATGTCTGTAGTCCTTGAAAACTGCCTTATAACAGAACGTAACTCATCTATAGAGATGCCCAAACTTGAAGCTGAGGGTGCCCTTGATAAGAGGGATGttaaaaaggaaaatggaaTCGCTGAAAGGTGTTCAGCGAAAACTAGGACAAACAGGTTTATTGTTTCTACCCCTGCACCTCCAAAACTGATTGCTATCCCTACATTTCCAAGTAAAATCACAGATGGCTCCTCTCACCAACCATCACCATCTGTTGCTCTTACAAAAACTAAGAATCTTTCACTGAAACCCATTAAGCCAAAAATGGATATTGTCGCACAAGTTAACATGGCAAATGCAGCCATAGTGGTAAGCAAGGAAAATAGGAGAAAGGAAAAGCACAGGCTAAAGGACAGGAATTATAAAGATTTAAGAAGTCCAAAAGCTGATCCTGCTTTCATAAAAGCAGATGACATGAAAAATATAGGAAAGGACTTACCGGTTAGCTTGTTGAAAGAGCACCTGAGCAAGCAGGATGTTGTTAATGGTCTTAGTGAAACGCAAGAAAGCCGAATGGCTAGTATCAGAGCTGAGGCTGACAAGGTGTACACTTTTACTGACAATGCACCCAGTCCCTCTATTGGGAGCTCTGCAAGAATGGATTCGGGCACACTTTCGAATTGTGATAGTAGCACCACTAAGACCAACAGTCCAGCATACTCTGACATATCCGATGTGGCAGAGGATGGTGGATTAAATTCCAGATCAAGGAGAAACTCGGCTCCTGATTCCAGTCTGAATGGAAATATCAATCCCAAGATTCCAATTACTTCTGTCACTACAGCCCTGGGAAAAGATACTCATGCAACTCACAGTCATggatatgaatcttatggtcttCCTAGTTACATGACCTCTGGACAAGGAAACTCTGCTGCTTTTCTAAAGGCTTCGACATCTTATGCTAGAACTAAGGAGGATGTTCGAGAGTCAAGTGAGGATTCAAAATCCTCAGAATCCAGTGCTGATACCAGCTCTCCGTCACAGCTTCATTTAGCGATGACACAAACACAGACCGCTCTGGTTCAGTCCTTGTACTATGGACAGTACACTCGTAATGCGGCAATAGATCAAAAGGTTTTGATAGTTCCGAACAATCACAGGCAGCAGAGTGAGACATGCTGTGATGATGTGCAATGCAGCAAACATAGCAGAGTCCAAGCTAGACGTGGACCTGAGCAGAAAGAACGAACAAAAGAGGATGCAAAACAGATGATAACGTCATCCACGGCCATTCATAAGGGAACAAACTCAGTTAAAATCAACTGTGCAAAACCTGGTTTCATTTATGTAGAGTTGGACAAACAGTTATCTCTTCAGCAGCCCCAGGTGAAGTCTTCTGTTACATCAATAACAAAAGACCAGGGGCTTAACAAGGAGTCTGAAGACTTCAACTCAGAATGTCaaagtgcaaaaacaaatgtGGATACAAATGTACCATATCTAAAT GCTTCAGAATCACAGTCCTGGAGCCACTCATTTCAGTCCAAATATGTGAAGCAACAAAATCAAGAGGTAAACAAGGTCTCTCAGGAAATAGGCCCAGACAAGGGGAAAGACTGGCATGTGCCTCCTGAGCCACAGCCCAGACTGGAGGCTGAGCTTCAAAATGTACATTGCGAGACATCTTCTGAGGACATCGAGGAGAGTACCAGGGCAGAGGTGGAAAAGACACCCAGTGAGACTTCTGAAAACCCACAGAGCACAAGAGTGGCTGTGTCATCTTCACAACAAACTTACATACAGTACCAGCACTCTTATCCATACCTACATCTGTGTGAGACAAATAACACATCATTTAGTGTGATGTCGCCAGCATTGGTGCACAATTATCCAG GTTTCCATTATCCTCTGTATGGGAAGACGCCTGAGAGGGAGGATTCAAGTGGGATACAGCACAGCAAGACAGTTTCTGACCCTACAGACCTTGAGTTGCTTCCACATCACACCCATCCATACCATGGAAAATGTCCTGTG CCTGGGGAGCCAGGAGGCACTGAACAAGAGGACAGGGATACAGAGCATGAAAGAGAAACTGTTCCATTTGCTCACCACcttcacacacatcatcataccCATCTGGGCATGAGCTACTCTCTTGTGTCAGGACAATATGACCAATTTCAAG GTCTGAGTACAGTAGCCATGTGTGCCAGTCAGCAAATGGCAACCACACAGACCACTTCCTGTG AGAATGATGGGCAGATGTGA